One window of the Salvia miltiorrhiza cultivar Shanhuang (shh) chromosome 6, IMPLAD_Smil_shh, whole genome shotgun sequence genome contains the following:
- the LOC130988086 gene encoding transmembrane 9 superfamily member 9-like: protein MEVIGRRSHAIQMCMYITLFLVATVAHSFYLPGVAPMDFLKGDLLKVKVNKLTSIKTQLPYSYYSLPYCKPEKIVESAENLGEVLRGDRIENSPYVFKMREPQICNSVCRAVLTAKDAKKFKKKIDDAYRVYMILDNLPLVVPYKRNDTDSMVYQHGFDVGFKGQYTGSSEKRYFVYNHLSFTVKYHKDEEMDAARIVGFEVRPFSIKHGYEGKWNNNKRLTTCDPHAKHTITSSQTPQEVKENMEIIFTYDVDFQESEVKWASRWDTYLYMPDDQIHWFSIVNSLMIVLFLSGMVAMIMLRTLYRDISQYNQLETQEEAQEETGWKLVHGDVFRPPTSSDLLCVCVGTGVQFFGMILVTMFFAALGFLSPSNRGGLMTAMLLLWVVMGLFAGYASARLYKMFKGTEWKKITLQTAFMFPAILFAVFFVLNALIWGEKSSGAVPFGTMFALVLLWFGISVPLVFVGSYVGFRRPAIEHPVKTNKIPRQIPEQAWYMSPIFSILIGGILPFGAVFIELFFILTSIWLHQFYYIFGFLFLVLIILVVTCVEITMVLCYFQLCSEDYLWWWRSYLTAGSSALYLFLYATFYFFTRLSITNAVSGALYFGYMLIASYAFFVLTGTIGFYACFCFTRLIYSSVKID from the exons CCGGCGTGGCTCCCATGGATTTCCTCAAG GGTGATCTTCTCAAGGTGAAAGTGAACAAATTGACTTCAATAAAAACACAGCTTCCTTATTCCTATTACTCTCTACCTTATTGTAAACCAGAGAAAATAGTTGAAAGTGCTGAAAATCTTGGAGAAGTTCTTCGCGGAGATCGTATTGAGAACTCTCCTTATGTG TTTAAAATGCGAGAGCCACAGATTTGCAACTCTGTTTGCCGTGCTGTACTGACTGCCAAAGATGccaaaaaattcaaaaagaaGATTGATGATGCATACCGAGTGTACAT GATTTTGGATAATCTTCCTCTGGTTGTGCCTTACAAAAGAAATGATACAGACTCCATGGTTTATCAGCATGGTTTTGATGTTGGTTTCAAAGGGCAATATACTGGA AGCTCAGAGAAGAGGTACTTCGTCTACAATCACTTGTCATTTACTGTGAAGTACCATAAGGATGAAGAAATGGATGCTGCCAGAATTGTTGGGTTTGAAGTAAGGCCATTCAG tATAAAGCATGGCTACGAGGGTAAATGGAATAATAATAAGCGTTTAACAACATGCGATCCTCATGCAAAACACACTATAACTAGCTCCCAAACTCCTCAGGAGGTAAAGGAGAACATGGAAATTATCTTCACTTATGATGTGGACTTTCAG GAGAGTGAAGTCAAGTGGGCTTCTAGATGGGATACTTATCTCTACATGCCTGATGACCAAATTCATTGGTTTTCAATTGTGAACTCTTTGATGATTGTTCTGTTTCTCTCGGGAATGGTGGCCATGATTATGCTGCGGACTCTGTACCGTGATATTTCCCAGTACAACCAGTTGGAGACCCAGGAAGAAGCTCAAGAAGAAACTGGGTGGAAATTGGTTCACGGGGATGTTTTCAGGCCCCCAACAAGCTCAGACTTGCTTTGTGTCTGTGTTGGAACCGGTGTTCAGTTTTTTGGAATGATATTAGTTACGATGTTCTTTGCTGCGCTTGGTTTCCTCTCCCCTTCCAACCGAGGAGGACTGATGACAGCAATGCTTCTGCTTTGGGTTGTCATGGGCTTGTTTGCTGGATATGCCTCAGCTCGTCTCTACAAGATGTTCAAAGGAACAGAGTGGAAGAAAATTACTCTCCAAACAGCTTTCATGTTCCCCGCAATCCTCTTTGCTGTCTTCTTCGTTTTGAATGCACTGATTTGGGGAGAGAAGTCCTCAGGGGCTGTGCCATTTGGCACCATGTTCGCTTTGGTCCTCTTGTGGTTTGGAATTTCTGTTCCACTGGTTTTTGTAGGTAGTTATGTAGGATTTAGGAGGCCTGCTATCGAGCATCCGGTGAAAACCAATAAAATCCCTAGGCAAATACCCGAGCAGGCCTGGTACATGAGCCCTATATTCTCCATCTTAATCGGAGGCATACTCCCCTTTGGTGCAGTATTCATCGAGCTGTTCTTCATCCTGACATCAATCTGGCTGCATCAGTTCTATTACATTTTCGGTTTCCTGTTCCTCGTGCTGATCATCCTGGTTGTGACATGCGTTGAGATCACAATGGTGCTTTGCTATTTCCAGCTATGCAGCGAGGACTACCTGTGGTGGTGGAGGTCATACCTTACCGCAGGTTCATCCGCACTCTACCTCTTTCTTTATGCAACATTCTACTTCTTCACGAGGCTGAGCATCACCAACGCTGTGTCGGGTGCTCTGTATTTCGGGTATATGCTGATCGCTTCGTATGCTTTCTTTGTGCTGACTGGTACAATCGGTTTCTACGCGTGTTTCTGCTTCACGAGGCTCATTTACTCGTCTGTGAAGATCGACTAG